One segment of Ignavibacteria bacterium DNA contains the following:
- a CDS encoding T9SS type A sorting domain-containing protein gives MKTILAFVALQILSIAAVHAGEEWYATQTPAWYALRDVGMQNNLVGYAVGDTATLLRTTTGGRTWDRVDVPPAPSLTNVDLNAVAVIPNGEMLAVGTEGRIVRTLDGTTAEVFVPDAGWELSDVAFVSERDVVIIGKDADGLPLIAYSTDTGATYTRVPAPTEAFTPHAVAFFSNGLGFVVGSRQSEGTVGQGIVFRSTDGGRTWSGVLSAPDIAFTTIGLVGGDILVGGVTEMSQGALYRSTNAGEDWTKETHEELAMLSSIIGLSNGNAIASGYRYQIQGDDMTLVMSQFRSSDAGVNWSISDIADGYQGLGRMAAATDRAIIVGDSGRAWVRWYDLQQAPSEIHFAVKHVEFGTVIRNAARDTTVVEILQNRSFESRRIKEIVLADAKSEFFLMDNYDEVEVGPQSSLNMNLRFIPQGVWQHWAVLYIKFDNGEDHAIHLSGSMTVETPNSPITVLQPYIDLGEVNNPLGQSMNAGEVFRNDGTEAVTITALTFENGDIHAFAAENVDLPMTIEPGGSFILDLRFEPSARGLYRFDVVVNVADTQVRVPVVARSRVEGFNDIVNFGDVKVNTTVTMPVVFDAQAWGNVFDAVVFDPAIDPFSIVDVHGENNGWVTARVRATPPIEGVVITPLFGNWGFGGEQNAWTQRYVVVMNVTDRTSDVDDDVLASSMIIAPQPAYDHVLLRNAKLTGDVTVEVVDMQGAPVLTHRLGDTGRGLDAMLNLGSINAGVYVLRLKTATQSHAMPIVVR, from the coding sequence ATGAAGACCATCTTGGCCTTTGTTGCACTTCAAATACTCAGCATTGCCGCGGTACATGCTGGCGAAGAGTGGTATGCTACGCAGACACCTGCATGGTATGCTCTGCGTGACGTGGGAATGCAGAACAACCTCGTGGGGTATGCCGTGGGTGACACGGCAACGCTGTTGCGCACCACAACGGGTGGACGTACGTGGGATCGAGTAGACGTGCCGCCAGCCCCCTCACTAACGAATGTTGACCTGAATGCCGTTGCTGTGATCCCGAACGGGGAAATGCTTGCTGTTGGCACAGAAGGCAGGATCGTCAGGACCCTGGACGGAACTACCGCAGAGGTGTTTGTTCCCGATGCCGGATGGGAATTGTCAGACGTTGCCTTCGTTAGCGAACGTGATGTAGTGATCATCGGGAAAGATGCAGACGGCCTTCCGCTGATCGCCTACTCCACGGATACGGGCGCCACATATACACGGGTACCTGCTCCGACTGAAGCCTTCACACCACATGCCGTTGCGTTCTTCTCGAACGGACTGGGGTTTGTTGTTGGTTCGCGACAATCAGAAGGCACGGTAGGACAGGGTATCGTGTTCCGTTCAACCGACGGCGGACGAACATGGAGTGGCGTGCTGAGCGCTCCGGACATCGCCTTTACAACGATCGGACTTGTTGGTGGAGACATCCTTGTTGGTGGAGTGACGGAAATGAGCCAGGGTGCGCTGTACCGCTCTACCAATGCCGGAGAGGACTGGACAAAGGAGACCCATGAAGAACTTGCGATGCTCTCGAGCATCATCGGCCTGTCGAATGGAAACGCGATCGCCTCCGGATATCGGTATCAGATTCAAGGTGATGATATGACACTTGTGATGTCGCAGTTCCGAAGCAGTGACGCCGGAGTGAACTGGAGCATCAGTGATATCGCAGACGGGTATCAAGGACTTGGAAGAATGGCAGCGGCAACAGACCGAGCCATCATTGTTGGTGATAGCGGACGTGCATGGGTGCGCTGGTATGACCTGCAACAAGCCCCTTCTGAAATTCATTTCGCTGTAAAGCATGTAGAGTTTGGGACCGTGATCCGCAATGCCGCTCGTGACACAACAGTGGTGGAGATCCTTCAGAATAGGTCGTTCGAATCACGTCGGATCAAGGAAATCGTCCTTGCAGATGCGAAGAGTGAGTTCTTTCTGATGGACAACTACGACGAGGTGGAAGTTGGTCCCCAGTCATCACTGAACATGAACCTTCGATTCATTCCGCAAGGTGTTTGGCAGCACTGGGCGGTACTCTACATCAAGTTCGACAACGGTGAAGATCATGCGATCCACTTGAGCGGAAGCATGACTGTTGAAACACCAAACAGTCCGATAACGGTCTTGCAGCCATACATCGATCTCGGAGAAGTAAACAATCCACTAGGTCAGTCCATGAATGCCGGTGAGGTCTTCCGCAATGACGGTACAGAGGCCGTTACGATCACCGCCCTCACATTTGAGAATGGAGACATCCACGCCTTTGCTGCTGAGAATGTTGACCTGCCGATGACGATCGAACCCGGAGGATCCTTCATTCTTGATCTGCGCTTTGAACCCTCTGCTCGCGGACTCTATCGCTTTGACGTGGTTGTGAATGTAGCCGATACACAAGTCCGTGTCCCCGTTGTTGCGAGAAGCCGGGTTGAAGGCTTCAACGATATCGTGAACTTCGGTGATGTGAAGGTCAACACCACCGTCACAATGCCGGTTGTCTTCGACGCTCAGGCCTGGGGCAATGTGTTTGATGCAGTAGTATTCGATCCTGCGATCGATCCATTCTCCATCGTCGACGTACATGGTGAAAACAACGGATGGGTTACAGCAAGGGTCCGTGCCACACCGCCTATCGAGGGAGTCGTTATCACTCCGCTCTTCGGTAATTGGGGCTTCGGAGGAGAGCAGAACGCATGGACGCAGCGATATGTTGTGGTGATGAATGTAACGGACAGAACGTCGGATGTGGACGACGATGTTCTTGCATCTTCCATGATCATAGCGCCACAACCGGCCTACGATCATGTGCTCTTGCGAAATGCAAAGCTCACAGGCGACGTGACAGTAGAAGTCGTAGATATGCAGGGGGCTCCTGTTCTTACGCACCGTCTCGGCGACACCGGGCGCGGCCTTGATGCAATGCTCAACCTCGGAAGCATCAATGCCGGTGTCTACGTCCTACGACTGAAAACAGCCACCCAGAGCCACGCAATGCCGATCGTCGTTCGTTGA
- a CDS encoding IgGFc-binding protein, producing MGICRLVPLALFLALAIPLVSAEEYIFCFPLNFRANHTKYRDTDSTRPKGLQHSVTMGSNAATSARVRIPSVGFDTTLTLSPGTSTTVSLPGEPIVANAGSSAHTVFITADTALAITALSSRFQSSEAFAVHSTRQIGTSYVVASYGKLANDLIGQFSIIGTTDGTQVKISGPAPSIAFDSTLAEGFMIMLDRGDVWTYSAPFNKDQPCDPTGTLITSTAPVAVVSGHNCAYVPAKTEACNPLYEQLLPLSSLSKSVFVPPLEGRDFSIVRVIATSEGAALSVNGKRIDNLPGQGFTDLDRRREPVWIEADQVIQVMLLTPGYKSGDSIGDPCLITIPGSADYAREHMISTVSGKGWENYITVILPPDHDEDVLIDGKPLDDSLINEHDASDHRWASVRVTPGTHIIASEEPFGVFVHGLGVGHNIYDAYGFGGSTVLKK from the coding sequence ATGGGTATCTGCCGCCTCGTACCATTGGCACTTTTCCTTGCCCTTGCCATTCCATTGGTCTCAGCAGAGGAGTACATCTTTTGCTTCCCGCTGAATTTCAGAGCCAACCACACAAAGTACCGAGACACGGACTCTACACGTCCCAAAGGCCTCCAACACTCGGTCACCATGGGCTCCAATGCTGCAACTTCAGCCCGCGTTAGGATCCCTTCGGTGGGTTTTGATACAACACTGACGTTGAGCCCCGGCACCTCAACCACGGTCTCGCTCCCTGGCGAGCCTATCGTGGCTAACGCCGGTTCCTCCGCTCACACCGTTTTCATAACAGCGGATACTGCCTTGGCGATCACAGCGCTAAGCTCACGGTTTCAGTCCTCAGAGGCTTTCGCAGTTCACTCTACGAGACAGATCGGCACATCGTACGTGGTAGCGAGCTATGGGAAACTGGCTAACGATCTCATTGGACAGTTCTCGATCATCGGAACTACAGACGGCACGCAGGTGAAGATCTCGGGACCTGCCCCCAGCATTGCGTTTGACTCAACTCTCGCTGAAGGCTTCATGATCATGCTTGATAGAGGCGATGTATGGACCTATAGCGCCCCCTTCAACAAAGATCAACCATGTGATCCGACGGGTACCCTCATCACCTCTACAGCGCCCGTTGCCGTTGTCTCGGGTCACAATTGTGCCTACGTCCCTGCTAAAACAGAAGCCTGCAATCCTCTCTACGAGCAGTTGTTGCCCCTATCGTCACTCAGCAAGAGTGTCTTTGTTCCCCCGCTCGAAGGCCGAGACTTCTCCATTGTTCGGGTGATCGCGACATCGGAGGGGGCGGCTCTTTCCGTCAATGGCAAAAGGATCGACAATCTGCCTGGGCAGGGGTTCACAGACCTCGACAGAAGACGTGAGCCGGTGTGGATCGAGGCAGATCAGGTGATTCAGGTTATGCTACTTACACCAGGCTATAAGTCCGGCGATAGTATCGGCGACCCCTGCTTGATCACCATACCAGGCAGCGCAGATTATGCGCGCGAGCATATGATCTCAACGGTGAGCGGTAAGGGGTGGGAGAATTACATCACCGTGATCCTTCCGCCAGATCACGATGAGGATGTCTTGATAGATGGAAAGCCCCTTGACGACTCACTCATTAATGAGCACGATGCAAGCGATCATCGTTGGGCATCGGTTCGGGTTACCCCCGGGACACACATCATCGCGTCTGAGGAACCTTTCGGTGTGTTCGTCCATGGCCTTGGGGTCGGGCACAACATCTACGACGCCTACGGCTTCGGCGGGAGTACGGTATTGAAAAAGTAG
- a CDS encoding MFS transporter, with the protein MEFLAFLQLRLFLAMGWHMQALVVSWYVYALTHDPLMLAMVGLAEAIPAIGLALPSGYFVDRMDKRKGIRIAVFMIIVSAIVSAVLVQPWVAAEYGSGPVIIGLLAMIMINGSARAIYSPSMFSALGQIVPRDEIARASAMSSSVWQGAMIAGPLLGGLIYGLYGVGVAAIVYVGLMVLGGTGSLRLTPKPPIEQTERRSMKQDLTLGIRFIFSRPVILGALSLDLFAVLFGGVVALLPVFAHDILHVGESGLGLLRAAMSIGSVSMMAFLSWKPIGKHAGRYMLWSVAGFGVCMLAFSASTVFALSVAILIIAGSFDAVSVVVRHTILQLETPEDMKGRVAAANTMFISSSNELGAVESGIAAKLFGTVPSVVLGGMMTLLVVGIVAWKNPKLRRMDMR; encoded by the coding sequence ATGGAATTCCTCGCCTTTCTCCAGCTCCGCCTCTTTCTCGCCATGGGATGGCACATGCAGGCACTCGTTGTGAGTTGGTACGTGTATGCGCTCACGCACGACCCGCTGATGTTGGCAATGGTAGGATTGGCTGAAGCGATCCCTGCTATTGGTCTAGCGCTCCCATCCGGATATTTCGTTGACCGAATGGACAAGCGGAAGGGGATACGTATTGCGGTCTTCATGATCATTGTCTCTGCCATCGTTTCGGCCGTGCTTGTGCAGCCGTGGGTTGCAGCAGAGTATGGATCAGGTCCGGTCATCATCGGGCTTCTTGCGATGATCATGATCAATGGCAGTGCGCGGGCGATCTATTCACCATCAATGTTCAGTGCATTGGGGCAGATCGTTCCTCGCGACGAGATAGCACGCGCATCAGCTATGAGCAGTTCTGTATGGCAGGGGGCGATGATTGCGGGCCCATTGCTCGGTGGGCTGATCTACGGACTCTATGGAGTGGGCGTTGCTGCCATCGTGTATGTGGGGCTGATGGTCCTTGGGGGAACGGGCTCACTACGATTGACTCCTAAGCCCCCTATCGAACAAACAGAACGACGATCGATGAAGCAGGATCTTACGCTTGGCATACGATTCATCTTCTCACGTCCGGTGATCCTTGGTGCGTTGTCGCTAGATCTTTTTGCCGTTCTTTTCGGCGGAGTGGTTGCACTGCTACCTGTCTTTGCTCACGATATCCTGCACGTAGGAGAATCTGGTCTTGGACTCCTGCGTGCTGCTATGAGCATTGGCAGTGTTTCGATGATGGCCTTCCTTTCGTGGAAGCCAATTGGTAAACATGCCGGACGGTACATGTTGTGGTCGGTGGCAGGCTTCGGTGTTTGCATGCTTGCATTTTCTGCCAGCACCGTCTTTGCCTTGAGTGTTGCCATTCTCATCATCGCCGGTTCCTTCGACGCCGTGAGTGTTGTTGTGCGACATACCATCCTCCAACTCGAAACCCCTGAGGATATGAAGGGGCGAGTGGCCGCCGCCAACACCATGTTCATCTCCAGCTCAAACGAACTCGGTGCCGTAGAGAGTGGCATTGCTGCAAAACTCTTCGGCACCGTCCCGAGTGTAGTACTTGGTGGAATGATGACGTTGCTTGTGGTGGGGATCGTTGCGTGGAAGAACCCGAAGCTGAGACGAATGGATATGAGATGA
- a CDS encoding elongation factor G, with protein MADLSKIRNIGISAHIDSGKTTLSERILYYTGKIHAIHEVRGKDGVGAKMDSMDLEREKGITIQSAATYCTWGDYDINLIDTPGHVDFTVEVERALRVLDGAVLVLCSVAGVQSQSITVDRQMRRYNVPRLAFINKCDRSGANPDRVADQLREKLAHNPAFVTYPIGLEDRLEGVIDIIAMKAIYFDGEGGSNIRKEEIPADLMDKAKDLRHRLIEVAADFDDALMEKFLLDEQPTPAELTEAVRKGTLSMKMTPVFCGSAYKNKGVQTLLDGVTALLPAPADVKNEALDQDNNEARVTLQTNPDKDLVMLAFKLEDGRYGQLTYMRIYQGTIKKGDSIINIANGKKVKVPRLVRMHSDDMNEIDQASAGDIVAMFGVDCASGDTFTDGNVRYTMTSMFVPDPVIELAVAPKDKAGLVNFSKALNRFTKEDPTFRVMRDEESGETIIKGMGELHLEIYIERIKREYNTEVTVGRPKVAFRETLTQLAEFNYTHKKQTGGSGQFARVGGFIEPLPGDAVENYEFVDDIVGGVIPREYIPACDKGFKESILEGSLIGQPVVRVRVTINDGASHAVDSSEMAFKTAAIMAFREAYSAAKPTILEPIMKLEVSVPDEFQGSVIGQLNQRRGVIMGTDSDAGYVTVECEVPLSEMFGYSTDLRSATQGKGEFSMEFKKYQPVPRNIQEEMIKEHQKKRAEGK; from the coding sequence ATGGCAGATCTGTCGAAAATCCGGAACATTGGGATCAGTGCCCACATCGACTCCGGTAAAACGACGCTGTCCGAGCGCATCCTGTATTACACGGGTAAGATCCATGCAATCCATGAGGTGCGCGGTAAGGACGGCGTAGGCGCAAAGATGGACTCAATGGATCTTGAGCGCGAAAAAGGCATCACGATCCAGTCGGCCGCTACGTATTGCACGTGGGGCGACTACGATATCAACCTCATCGATACTCCAGGCCACGTTGACTTCACCGTGGAAGTGGAACGCGCACTCCGCGTTCTCGACGGTGCTGTTCTCGTGTTGTGCTCGGTGGCTGGTGTTCAATCGCAGTCCATCACGGTGGATCGTCAGATGCGTCGGTACAACGTTCCGCGTTTGGCCTTCATCAATAAGTGTGACCGCTCGGGTGCCAACCCTGACCGCGTAGCCGACCAACTTCGTGAGAAGCTCGCACACAACCCAGCATTCGTAACGTATCCTATCGGCCTCGAAGACAGGCTCGAAGGGGTGATCGATATCATCGCTATGAAGGCTATTTACTTCGACGGCGAAGGTGGATCCAACATCCGCAAGGAAGAGATCCCGGCTGACCTCATGGACAAGGCGAAGGATCTTCGTCACCGTCTCATCGAAGTTGCCGCAGATTTCGACGATGCGCTGATGGAGAAGTTCCTTCTTGATGAGCAACCAACTCCGGCAGAACTTACAGAAGCTGTTCGCAAGGGTACACTCTCGATGAAGATGACGCCGGTGTTCTGTGGCTCTGCCTACAAGAACAAGGGTGTTCAAACACTTCTCGATGGTGTAACTGCTCTTCTCCCGGCTCCGGCTGATGTGAAGAACGAGGCACTCGACCAAGACAACAACGAAGCTCGCGTAACACTTCAAACGAATCCGGACAAGGATCTCGTGATGTTGGCGTTCAAGCTCGAAGACGGTCGGTATGGTCAGCTCACGTACATGCGCATCTACCAAGGCACGATCAAGAAGGGTGACTCGATCATCAACATTGCCAATGGCAAGAAGGTGAAGGTCCCACGTCTCGTTCGTATGCACTCGGATGACATGAACGAAATCGATCAAGCCTCGGCAGGTGATATCGTGGCCATGTTCGGCGTTGACTGTGCATCCGGTGATACGTTCACGGACGGCAACGTGCGTTACACAATGACGTCGATGTTCGTCCCTGATCCTGTTATCGAACTCGCTGTTGCTCCAAAGGACAAGGCCGGTTTGGTGAACTTCTCGAAGGCTCTCAACCGCTTCACGAAGGAAGATCCAACCTTCCGTGTGATGCGCGATGAAGAATCCGGTGAGACGATCATCAAGGGCATGGGCGAACTTCACCTTGAGATCTACATCGAGCGTATCAAGCGTGAATACAACACGGAAGTAACTGTTGGTCGTCCAAAGGTTGCCTTCCGCGAAACGCTTACCCAGCTTGCTGAATTCAATTACACGCACAAGAAGCAAACAGGTGGGTCGGGTCAGTTCGCCCGCGTGGGTGGATTCATCGAGCCGTTGCCGGGTGACGCTGTTGAGAACTACGAGTTCGTGGATGACATCGTTGGTGGTGTGATCCCTCGTGAATACATCCCAGCGTGCGATAAGGGCTTCAAGGAGTCGATCCTCGAAGGTTCATTGATCGGTCAGCCGGTTGTACGAGTTCGTGTAACGATCAACGATGGTGCTAGCCACGCAGTTGACTCGTCGGAAATGGCCTTCAAAACGGCTGCCATCATGGCATTCCGCGAAGCCTATTCTGCAGCGAAGCCAACCATCCTCGAGCCGATCATGAAGCTCGAAGTCTCTGTTCCTGATGAATTCCAAGGTTCGGTGATCGGTCAGCTCAACCAACGCCGCGGCGTTATCATGGGTACCGATTCGGACGCGGGATACGTTACGGTTGAGTGCGAAGTTCCACTCTCTGAGATGTTCGGCTATTCAACCGATCTTCGTTCTGCCACACAAGGCAAGGGTGAGTTCTCCATGGAATTCAAGAAGTACCAACCGGTACCTCGCAACATCCAGGAAGAAATGATCAAGGAACACCAGAAGAAGCGCGCCGAAGGGAAGTGA